A region of the Verrucomicrobiota bacterium genome:
GAAAGGGCGCGCCCGGCGGACCCCGCCGAAATCTCGATCAACAGAAAACAAGACTGAACTTATGGGACAACAAGCCATTGGAATGCTCGAAACACGCGGCCTGGTCGCCCTGGTGGAAGGGACTGACGCCATGCTCAAGGCCGCCAACGTGGAACTCGTGGGCCCGATGACCCAGGTCGGCAACGCCCTGGTCACCGCGGTCGTCGTGGGTGACGTCGCGGCGGTCAAGGCCGCGACCGACGCCGGCGCGCAAGCGATCAAGGCCATCAAAGGCGACTTGGTCAGCGTGCACGTGATCGCGCGTCCGCATCCGGACACGGACACGATTCTGCCCAAGAAGAAGACGGCCTGACCCCACGCGCTATGTTCCTCGCGCGCGTCGAAGGGTCGGTCGTGGCCACCAAAAAGGAAGCCAGCATGAGCGGCCGCAAGCTGCTCCTGCTGCGCCCGCAACTGGTGGACGACAAGGATCCATCCAAGTTCCGCCCCGGTTCGAACACGATCGTGGCGGTGGACAGCGTGGGCGCCGGCGTGGGCGAGATGGTGTTGTTTTGTCAGGGCAGTTCGGCGCGGCTGGCGGGTGGATTGAAAGAGGCGCCGGTGGACGCGGTGATCATCGGGATCGTGGATTCGGTGGACGTGTTCGGGCGGCAAACTTACAACGCGAAAAGTTAGGACTGCGGGCGGCGCCGAAAAGCGCGCGGTGGAGCCCGTGAGTGGCGAAGGCGGATTTCCGAGGTGTCAAGATTATGAGCGCGATCAACGAGGCATTGATTCGAGACGTGGTGGCGGAGGTGCTGGGCCGGCTTGGGGCCAGAGCGGGCGCGGGGTCCAGTGCGACGGCGGCCAAGCCGGACTGCGGATGCAGCGGCAAGCCGGGAGGCATTCCCGCAGTGAGACCCGTCGCGACGGGCGGCGTTCAAGGTGTCTTTCAAGACGCCTCCCAGGCGTGCGCGGCGGCGCACGAGGGCTATTTGCAGCTGCAAAAAAAGGGGCTGGCGGCCCGGCGCAAAGTGGAGGAGATCGTGAAAACCATGGCGGAAGCGAACGCCGTGGAGTGGGGCAAGATCGAGTTGGAGGAGACGAAGATCGGCCGGCTCGATCACAAAATTGAAAAGCTGCAGATCATCAAGCTGGTGCCGGGCGTGGACTGGCTGCGCCCGGACGGACGCAGCGGCGATCATGGCATCACGCTGGAGGAGTACACGCCGTTCGGCGTGGTGGCGGCGATCACCCCCTCGACGCATTCCATTCCGACTTTAAGCGGGAACATCGTGAACATTGTCGCGGCGGGGAACGCGGTCGTGTTCAATCCGCACCCTTCGGCAGCGCGGTGCGCGGCGCTTGCCGTGCGGGCCTACAATCAAGCCATTGAGCGGGAGACGGGGATCGCAAATCTGGTCACGATCGTTGAGCAGCCGACGATGGATTCGTTCAAGACGATTTGCGCTCATGAAGCCGTGCGTCTGCTGCTCGTGACGGGCGGGCCCGGCGTGGTCAAGGCGGCGATGCAAACCGGGAAACGCGCGATTTGCGCCGGTCCGGGAAATCCTCCCGTGTACGTGGACGACACCGCCTGCATGAAGCGGGCGGCCAAGGCGATCATTCAAGGCGGGGCTTACGACAACAATCTGCTGTGCATCGGCGAGAAAGAGGTGTTCGCCCTGGAAAACGTCGCCGACAAGTTGATGTCCGAGATGGAGAAACATGGCGCGCTCCGGTTGAACAGCGCGCAACTCGAGGCGTTGACCCGGGCCGCGTTTACCTTCAAGCCGGGAGAAGGCGGGGGATGTCGGCACGCGTCGGTCAACAAGGATTTCATCGGCAGGGACGCGGCGGTGCTGGCGAAAGCGGCCGGGCTGGCGGCGCCTGCGGGCACCCAGTTGCTGTTCGCGGAGACGGACGCCTCGCATCCTTTCGTGGTGGAGGAGCAGATGATGCCCTTCGTGCCCGTGGTGAGGGTGAAGAACCTGGAGGAAGGCATCCGGCGTTCGCTGGAAGCCGAGCACGGCTACAAGCATACGAGCATCATTCATTCCCACGACGTGGAAACGATGACGGCGATGGGCCGGGCGCTGGACACCACCCTGTTCATCAAGAACGGGCCGTGCATGGCGGGCTTGGGTTTGGGCGGGGAAGGATATCTGAGTTATTCCATCGCCACGCCGACCGGCGAAGGCGTCACCAATCCTCGAACCTTCACCCGCGTGCGGCGCTGCGTGATGGTCGATAATTTGAGAATCTATTGAGGCGCGGCTCTTCCGCGCGGCGGAACGCTCCAACATTCACTCATGCTCCTCGCCCGTGTCGAAGGCAACGTGGTCGCCACCCGCAAACACCCGAGCTTCGAGGGTTGGCGGCTGGTGATCTGCCAGCCGATCGGGGTGTCCGGGGAACCAGAAGGCGCGCCGCAAATCGCCATCGACGCCCATGGCGCCGGCATGCACCAGCAAGTGGTGATTTCCTCGGACGGCTCGGCGGCGCGCGCCGCGGTGGGTGATCCCAAAAGCCCCGCCCGCTGGCTGGTGCTCGGCGTGGTGGACGAGCGAGAACCCGGGGTGCGCCTATGAAACTCGGCACCGTCATCGGACGCGTCACTCTGAGCAAGGTGGTCCCTGAGCTGGAAGGGGGCCGCTGGTTGTTGGTTTCGCCTTACGCGCGCGAACAGTATGAGCTCGGCGTGAGCGCGGCGCCGGCCCTCAGCCGGGATCCGAGCTTGGTCATCTACGATGCGTTGGGGGGCGGAGTCGGACAAACCGTCGGTTACATCGAGGGCCGGGAAGCCGCGCAACCGCTGGATCCGCCAGCCCCGATCGACGCCATCAACGCGGCGCTGGTGGACGAGATTTTTTTCAACCCGTGGAAACCAGGCCCTCCTGCTTCCCGTTAGCTTGAGATTATGAGCCATGTCATTACCGCCAAAGAAGTCGAACAACTGCTCGCCAAGGACGGCGATTTGAAGCATTTGCCCGCGGACGCGTTGTTGACGCCCAGCGCGCGCGACGCGATTCGCGAGTTCGAGAACGCGCGGAGAAACGGGCCGAGTGGCGGCGCCGCTTCCCCGGCCCCGACCGCGCCCGCGAAACCCCTCAGCTCCCAATCGCCCCGGTCCGAACTCGAGGCGTATTTTCGCTCCCCGGAGGCCGGGGCGCTCCAGGAGCAGTTGTGCGACATTGGGCGCCGGCTGTGGGGACGCGCTTATGTCGATGGTAACGGGGGCAATCTGGCCATTCGGGTGGGCGAGGACGTCGCGCTCTGCACGCCGACGCTGGTGAGCAAGGGATTCATGAAGCCGGCGGACATGTGCCTGGTGGATTTTGAGGGGAACCAATTGTGCGGTGAAAAGCGGCGCACCAGCGAAATCCTGATGCACCTGCAGATCATGAAGCGGCAGCCTCGCGCGGTGGCCACGGTTCATTGCCATCCGCCCTACAGCACCGGATTCGCCGTGGCCGGCATCGAACCGCCGACCTGCATGATTCCCGAATACGAAGTCTTCTCCTCGGTGGCGATCGCCCCTTACCGCACCCCGGGCACGCCCGAAATGGGCAAGCTGGTGGCGGACTTGGTGGACAAACACAACACCATTCTCATGGCCAATCACGGCGTGGTTTCGTGGAGCCACAACAGCCTGGAGGACGCCTATTTCAAGATGGAGATTCTGGAGGCGTATTGCCGGACGGTGCTGGTGACGGCGCAGTTGGGGGTGCCGGCGAAAACCATGACTCCCGGCCAGTTGCAAGATCTGCTGCGCATCAAACAGAGTCTGGGCATTCCGGATCCGCGGCATGGCTTGAAAGAGTGCGAACTTTGCGACAACGCGGAATGGCGTCCGGGTGTGACGTGTGCGATCCCTCCCAAACCCGAATCCGCGGCGGCGTTCGACTCGGAGGCGGAGGCGGCGGTCAAGGCGATCACCGACCAAATTCTATCGAACATGAAGTGAAATGCGGGAGGGAGACTCGTTGATATGAAAGTGACGATTATCGGCGGTGGCGGACGGGTGGGTTCGTGCGCGGCGTTTGCCCTGCAATGTGGCGGATTGGTTTCGTCAATTCAGATTCTGGACGCGAACAAGGATTTGGCGGACGGAGAAGCGCTGGATTTGTTGCACGGCAGCGCGTTTTGCGGGGACCAGAGGATCTACGCGGGAGATTACGCGCGGGCGGCGGACAGCGACCTTTTTCTGATCACGGCAGGGTTGCGGAGGAAACCCGATGAATCCCGGCTTGATCTGATCAACCGCAACGTGGCGCTGTTCCTCGGCATCCTGGACAGCATCAAGTCCGCGGGATTCAAGAAGGACGCGCAAGTGTTCGTGGTGTCGAATCCGGTGGATATTCTGACGCATCTGGCCGCGCAGCGGTTGGGGCTGCCCTGGCACCAGGTTTACGGGCTGGGGACGATGCTCGACACGTCGCGCTTCAGCTCGTTGATTGCGGATGAGCTCAAACTGGCGCCGACGCAGGTCAAGGCGTTAATCCTGGGCGAGCACGGAGACTCGATGATACCGGTCTGGTCGAGCGCCGCGGTGAACGGGCTGCCTCTGGCGGGGCTGCCGGAATGCAACGCGGGTTTTCAAAACGCGGTCTTCGAGCGAACGAAGGGCAGCGGCGCCGAGGTGATCAAACGGAAGGGCGGAGCGGGTTGGGCGGTGGGCGTTGCCATCCGAGACGTCGTTCACGCGGTGCTGTTGAACAAGCAAACGCTGCTCCCGGTTTCCTCATGGATCCAGGGGGCCTATGACATTCGCGACATCTGCCTGAGTGTGCCGTCGGTGGTCGGCCGGCGAGGCGTGGAGAAGCAAGTCGAAATCAAGCTGTGGCCCAAGGAACTCATGGGATTGCAGGCTTCGGCCCGGGCGTTGAAGGAAACGCTGGCCAAGGTGAAAGCTTGATGCCGGACCATGAAATCGCTCGACGCCAAACTCGCTGAAATCAAGGCGAATCCGTCCTCGAAATCGTTCATTCTGGCCGATGCGAAGGACGCGGACATGGCGTTCGGGGTGCGCGCTCCGGGGCCGAGGACGTACTTGTCGGGGCGCGGGGCGCGTCCGGCCCAGTTCTCACCGGAAGTGTGGACGCGCGGCGAGTTCGGCTACCGCAATCTCCCCGAATTCCTCGACATCATTCGGGAAATCACGCGGCAGGGAAAAGTGGACATCATGTTGATGTCGGCCTACGTGAGCGAGCAACTCGCGATCAAGGAAGGGTTGTTCCGCGATTCTCCGGTGACGCCGGCGGCGAGAGCGAACGACACGACGGACGTCTGGGCCGTGCGGCACGGGTGCTACACGCGGGAGCCGAGCCAGCCGTTTCGGAGCGCGAGCATCGACCAGATTCAGTGCGGCGAGGTCAAGTGTTATCGGGATGGCAGCGGAGACTTTCCGGGAGCGAACCTTGGACTGTATTCGATCACTTTCGTGAACGACCTCGACCAGGATCGCGAGGCTTTGCTGTGGTACAAAGCTTTTCGCGAGGAGGCAGAACGCAAAGGGTTCCGGCATTTCCTCGAGGTCTTCGATCCGAACGTCGATTCCGGCGTGCCCTCGGAGAAACTGGGCGAATTCATCAACGACAATATCTTGCGGATCCTGGCCGGAGTACCGGAGGCGGGCCGTCCCGATT
Encoded here:
- a CDS encoding lactate dehydrogenase; its protein translation is MKVTIIGGGGRVGSCAAFALQCGGLVSSIQILDANKDLADGEALDLLHGSAFCGDQRIYAGDYARAADSDLFLITAGLRRKPDESRLDLINRNVALFLGILDSIKSAGFKKDAQVFVVSNPVDILTHLAAQRLGLPWHQVYGLGTMLDTSRFSSLIADELKLAPTQVKALILGEHGDSMIPVWSSAAVNGLPLAGLPECNAGFQNAVFERTKGSGAEVIKRKGGAGWAVGVAIRDVVHAVLLNKQTLLPVSSWIQGAYDIRDICLSVPSVVGRRGVEKQVEIKLWPKELMGLQASARALKETLAKVKA
- a CDS encoding ethanolamine utilization protein EutN, with protein sequence MKLGTVIGRVTLSKVVPELEGGRWLLVSPYAREQYELGVSAAPALSRDPSLVIYDALGGGVGQTVGYIEGREAAQPLDPPAPIDAINAALVDEIFFNPWKPGPPASR
- a CDS encoding aldehyde dehydrogenase EutE, coding for MSAINEALIRDVVAEVLGRLGARAGAGSSATAAKPDCGCSGKPGGIPAVRPVATGGVQGVFQDASQACAAAHEGYLQLQKKGLAARRKVEEIVKTMAEANAVEWGKIELEETKIGRLDHKIEKLQIIKLVPGVDWLRPDGRSGDHGITLEEYTPFGVVAAITPSTHSIPTLSGNIVNIVAAGNAVVFNPHPSAARCAALAVRAYNQAIERETGIANLVTIVEQPTMDSFKTICAHEAVRLLLVTGGPGVVKAAMQTGKRAICAGPGNPPVYVDDTACMKRAAKAIIQGGAYDNNLLCIGEKEVFALENVADKLMSEMEKHGALRLNSAQLEALTRAAFTFKPGEGGGCRHASVNKDFIGRDAAVLAKAAGLAAPAGTQLLFAETDASHPFVVEEQMMPFVPVVRVKNLEEGIRRSLEAEHGYKHTSIIHSHDVETMTAMGRALDTTLFIKNGPCMAGLGLGGEGYLSYSIATPTGEGVTNPRTFTRVRRCVMVDNLRIY
- a CDS encoding BMC domain-containing protein, producing the protein MGQQAIGMLETRGLVALVEGTDAMLKAANVELVGPMTQVGNALVTAVVVGDVAAVKAATDAGAQAIKAIKGDLVSVHVIARPHPDTDTILPKKKTA
- a CDS encoding class II aldolase/adducin family protein; this encodes MSHVITAKEVEQLLAKDGDLKHLPADALLTPSARDAIREFENARRNGPSGGAASPAPTAPAKPLSSQSPRSELEAYFRSPEAGALQEQLCDIGRRLWGRAYVDGNGGNLAIRVGEDVALCTPTLVSKGFMKPADMCLVDFEGNQLCGEKRRTSEILMHLQIMKRQPRAVATVHCHPPYSTGFAVAGIEPPTCMIPEYEVFSSVAIAPYRTPGTPEMGKLVADLVDKHNTILMANHGVVSWSHNSLEDAYFKMEILEAYCRTVLVTAQLGVPAKTMTPGQLQDLLRIKQSLGIPDPRHGLKECELCDNAEWRPGVTCAIPPKPESAAAFDSEAEAAVKAITDQILSNMK
- a CDS encoding ethanolamine utilization protein EutN, encoding MLLARVEGNVVATRKHPSFEGWRLVICQPIGVSGEPEGAPQIAIDAHGAGMHQQVVISSDGSAARAAVGDPKSPARWLVLGVVDEREPGVRL
- a CDS encoding ethanolamine utilization protein EutN; the encoded protein is MFLARVEGSVVATKKEASMSGRKLLLLRPQLVDDKDPSKFRPGSNTIVAVDSVGAGVGEMVLFCQGSSARLAGGLKEAPVDAVIIGIVDSVDVFGRQTYNAKS